One stretch of Novosphingobium pentaromativorans US6-1 DNA includes these proteins:
- a CDS encoding acyl-CoA dehydrogenase C-terminal domain-containing protein, with product MQVYEAPLRDMKFVLHELHEDDGFGNLEALEEFTPDLVDAVLEEAAKVAQEVLLPLNRSGDVEGCTLENGVVRTPQGFKEAYELFREGGWCALASDPEWGGQGLPESVNKMTEEMICSANLSFSLYPGLTHGGTTAIEVYASDELKQFYLPKLVSGTWSGTMCLTESHCGTDLGMLRTKAVPQDDGSYKLTGGKIFISAGEHDLTENIIHLVLARLPDAPKGVKGISLFLVPKYLPKDDGTPGPSNGVSVAAIEHKMGLKASATCQLNFEESTGWLVGKPNKGLEAMFTMMNTERVSVGVQGLGVGEAAYQSAVWYAKDRLQGRSLSGVKNPDGPADPIIVHPDVRRMLMTMRANNEGCRAISAWVSRALDAEKHATDPEVKQRAEDFVALMTPVVKALFTDLGFESANLAVQVYGGHGYIAESGVEQYARDARIAMIYEGTNGIQALDLVGRKLPAHMGRYLRAFFHPVSQFIEANKDDETFGKMIEALEKAFGALQLSTATIAQKGMKDPEEGAAAATDYLRLTGLVAMAYCFAKSAMIAQRRLGEGTDEAAFYKSKLATAQFFFDRILPQATAAFLAIKAGKASMMALEAEAF from the coding sequence ATGCAAGTCTACGAGGCACCCTTGCGCGACATGAAGTTCGTGCTGCACGAGCTTCATGAGGACGACGGCTTCGGTAATCTCGAGGCGCTTGAAGAATTTACGCCCGATCTCGTCGATGCCGTGCTGGAAGAAGCGGCCAAGGTGGCGCAGGAGGTCCTGCTCCCGCTCAACCGCAGCGGTGACGTCGAGGGCTGTACCCTGGAGAACGGCGTGGTGCGCACGCCGCAGGGCTTCAAGGAAGCCTATGAGCTGTTCCGCGAGGGCGGCTGGTGCGCGCTGGCGTCCGATCCCGAATGGGGCGGGCAGGGCCTGCCCGAATCGGTCAACAAGATGACCGAGGAAATGATCTGCTCGGCCAACCTGTCGTTCAGCCTCTATCCCGGCCTGACCCACGGCGGCACGACCGCGATCGAGGTCTATGCCAGCGATGAACTCAAGCAGTTCTACCTGCCGAAGCTGGTTTCGGGCACCTGGTCGGGCACGATGTGCCTCACCGAATCGCATTGCGGCACCGATCTGGGCATGCTGCGCACCAAGGCGGTTCCGCAGGATGACGGCAGCTACAAGCTGACCGGCGGCAAGATCTTCATTTCCGCCGGCGAACATGACCTGACCGAGAACATCATCCACCTCGTCCTCGCGCGGCTTCCCGATGCACCCAAGGGCGTGAAGGGCATCAGCCTGTTCCTGGTGCCCAAGTATCTGCCCAAGGACGACGGCACGCCGGGCCCCTCGAACGGGGTCTCGGTCGCGGCCATCGAGCACAAGATGGGCCTCAAGGCCTCGGCCACCTGCCAGCTCAATTTCGAGGAATCGACCGGCTGGCTGGTCGGCAAGCCCAACAAGGGGCTCGAGGCGATGTTCACGATGATGAACACCGAGCGCGTCTCGGTGGGCGTGCAGGGGCTGGGCGTGGGCGAGGCAGCCTACCAGTCTGCGGTGTGGTACGCGAAGGACCGCCTGCAGGGCCGTTCGCTGTCCGGCGTGAAGAACCCGGATGGACCGGCTGACCCGATCATCGTTCACCCCGATGTGCGCCGCATGCTGATGACGATGCGCGCCAACAACGAAGGCTGCCGTGCCATTTCGGCATGGGTGAGCCGCGCGCTCGATGCCGAAAAGCACGCCACCGATCCGGAAGTGAAGCAGCGCGCCGAGGATTTCGTCGCCCTGATGACGCCCGTGGTGAAGGCGCTTTTCACCGACCTCGGTTTCGAGAGCGCGAACCTTGCGGTGCAGGTCTATGGCGGCCACGGCTACATCGCCGAAAGCGGCGTGGAGCAGTACGCGCGCGATGCGCGCATCGCCATGATCTACGAAGGTACCAACGGCATTCAGGCGCTCGACCTCGTGGGCCGCAAGCTGCCTGCCCACATGGGCCGATACTTGCGCGCGTTCTTCCACCCGGTCTCGCAGTTCATCGAAGCGAACAAGGATGACGAGACCTTCGGCAAGATGATCGAGGCTCTGGAAAAGGCCTTTGGCGCGCTTCAGCTGTCAACGGCGACGATCGCGCAGAAGGGGATGAAGGACCCCGAGGAAGGCGCTGCTGCCGCGACCGATTACCTGCGCCTGACCGGCCTTGTCGCCATGGCCTACTGCTTTGCCAAGTCGGCCATGATCGCCCAGCGCAGGCTTGGCGAAGGCACCGACGAGGCGGCGTTCTACAAGTCCAAGCTGGCGACCGCGCAGTTCTTCTTCGACCGTATCCTGCCCCAGGCGACGGCGGCATTCCTGGCGATCAAGGCGGGCAAGGCATCGATGATGGCGCTCGAGGCCGAAGCGTTCTGA
- a CDS encoding TldD/PmbA family protein, with product MLNPEQARERAQDLVARARRAGADAADAVYGASSSEGIQIRLGKLEDVERSESEHISLRVFSGTRSASIGSSDLSDLALDELAARAIAMARAAPEDAYAGLAPEELLTHGPFPELDLIDPTEPSPQALRERAEEAEDAARAVQGVTNSDGASASAGFGIFALATSHGFAGAYGASSHSTSASVVAGEGAGKQRDSAWRQTHHVADLPGAREIGELAGTRAVARLEPGKVKSGPMPVLFDPRVSGTLVGHLIGAMSGSAIARRSSFLLDRLGEQIFAPGTVIAEDPHRPRGLRARPFDGEGLATRARNLVEDGKITGWLLDCAAARQLGLEPTGHASRGGGGAPGISVGNIHLEPGPLSPAELMADIADGIYVTELIGQGVNGVTGDYSRGASGFRIVNGELAGPVAEFTIAGNLLKMFAQMTPASDLEWYRAINVPTLRVDGMTIAGN from the coding sequence ATGCTCAATCCGGAACAGGCCAGGGAACGCGCGCAGGACCTGGTTGCGCGCGCGCGCCGCGCTGGCGCCGATGCCGCCGATGCCGTGTATGGCGCCAGTTCCTCGGAAGGGATCCAGATCCGCCTCGGCAAGCTCGAGGATGTCGAGCGTTCGGAAAGCGAGCACATCTCGCTGCGCGTGTTCAGCGGCACCCGTTCGGCCAGTATCGGTTCTTCCGACTTGTCGGACCTCGCGCTGGACGAGCTGGCCGCGCGCGCGATCGCCATGGCCCGCGCCGCACCGGAAGACGCCTATGCCGGCCTGGCGCCAGAGGAACTGCTCACCCATGGCCCCTTCCCCGAACTCGACCTGATCGATCCCACCGAGCCCAGCCCGCAAGCCCTGCGCGAACGCGCCGAGGAAGCCGAGGACGCGGCCCGGGCGGTGCAGGGCGTGACCAATTCCGACGGCGCATCGGCCAGTGCCGGCTTCGGCATCTTCGCGCTGGCGACCAGCCACGGTTTCGCCGGAGCCTATGGCGCATCCAGCCATTCCACCAGCGCTTCGGTTGTCGCCGGCGAAGGCGCGGGCAAGCAGCGCGACAGCGCCTGGCGCCAGACGCATCACGTGGCCGACCTGCCCGGCGCGCGCGAAATCGGCGAACTGGCCGGAACCCGCGCGGTCGCCCGTCTCGAGCCCGGCAAGGTGAAGAGCGGCCCGATGCCGGTCCTGTTCGATCCGCGCGTCTCGGGCACGCTGGTCGGCCATCTCATCGGCGCCATGTCGGGCAGCGCAATCGCCCGCCGTTCCAGCTTCCTGCTCGACCGGCTCGGCGAACAGATCTTCGCGCCGGGAACCGTGATCGCCGAAGACCCGCACCGGCCGCGCGGCCTGCGCGCCCGGCCCTTCGACGGCGAAGGACTGGCGACCCGTGCGCGCAATCTCGTGGAAGACGGGAAGATCACCGGTTGGCTGCTCGACTGCGCGGCGGCCCGCCAGCTCGGCCTGGAGCCGACCGGCCACGCCTCGCGCGGCGGCGGCGGCGCACCTGGAATCTCGGTGGGCAATATCCACCTCGAACCCGGTCCGCTCTCACCCGCCGAACTGATGGCGGACATCGCCGACGGCATCTACGTGACCGAGCTGATCGGGCAGGGCGTGAACGGAGTGACCGGCGATTACAGCCGCGGCGCTTCGGGCTTCCGGATCGTCAACGGCGAACTGGCCGGGCCGGTGGCCGAATTCACCATCGCCGGGAACCTGCTCAAGATGTTTGCGCAGATGACCCCGGCCAGCGACCTTGAATGGTACCGCGCGATCAACGTGCCGACGCTGCGCGTCGACGGCATGACCATCGCCGGAAACTGA